Proteins co-encoded in one Bradyrhizobium sp. 170 genomic window:
- a CDS encoding EAL domain-containing protein gives MIHARKIVRKATKAILRNAPLQIALFFLPLVWIGYFAITSSERVEALQQARAHGNSVAELFEENTERIFERVDQSLRVARALYVQNPDTFSLKFWADKAQMASGDVVQFSLIGRDGYLFDTTTAYSGPPMYLGDREHFIKVMEMAEDRLYVAKPVLGRASNKWTIQLARKLFDNDRKPAGVVVGSISVDLIGRFYDTAKLGIGGTLVLRNADYIVLAARGIDQSTVLAQRSPGHVEGELRDSSHSQYWNWGRSEGRPNRSNRLVTARRSHAFPLIFTAGISEQEIYSRAQSRQKIYLGGALLLTFIILVATALHWRRQKALYAAQRELRDSVSKFEDALRNLPQGLSMFDGQDRLIAFNRQWLDAYGLSPDDVRIGMNFREVFAKQEAVRDLDAYLADLNDRLAKSEQTSNTVQFPDGRVIYISYGRRESGGWVATHEDITERKASEDRIERLAHYDSLTGLANRNLFKGSLDEALDKYFLHNAPFAVLLLDLDKFKSVNDALGHQCGDKLLKHVAARIRAQVRDVDTAARIGGDEFALIVVPGPSALQDGAATLAARLVQAIAEPYEIDGHPVAIGCSIGVAVVPEHGTRVDEILRNADLALYKSKNDGRNCFNFYSPELKAEADQRDILEIELREAIWREEIEVFYQPVFELGTGRATSVEALARWRHRTRGLIPPAEFIPLAEESGLIGELGNLVLAKACRHAVMLPDDIKVAVNLSALQFANGNLVDSVMDALAGSGLAETRLELEITESVFLADSQENLRTLERLKRLGVSIALDDFGVGYSSLSYLTAFPFDKVKIDKSFIDRIGRSETVAVLGSIVQLAKTLNLSIVAEGVETYEQVEKIRSLGIALGQGYLFSKPVPFGELLLQVHSESDRQAVA, from the coding sequence GTGATTCACGCCCGCAAAATCGTCCGCAAAGCCACAAAGGCAATCCTGCGAAATGCCCCGCTGCAGATCGCGCTGTTCTTTTTGCCGCTTGTGTGGATCGGCTACTTCGCGATCACGTCTTCGGAACGGGTGGAAGCGCTGCAGCAGGCGCGGGCTCACGGAAACAGTGTCGCCGAATTGTTTGAGGAAAATACCGAGCGGATATTCGAAAGGGTAGATCAGTCACTGCGGGTCGCGCGGGCGCTTTACGTGCAGAATCCGGACACCTTCAGCCTGAAATTCTGGGCCGATAAAGCCCAGATGGCCAGCGGCGACGTGGTTCAGTTCTCGCTGATCGGACGGGACGGCTATTTGTTCGATACGACGACCGCCTACTCCGGCCCGCCGATGTATCTCGGGGACCGGGAGCACTTCATCAAGGTGATGGAGATGGCCGAAGATCGGCTTTATGTCGCAAAGCCGGTGCTCGGGCGGGCATCGAACAAATGGACCATCCAGCTCGCAAGAAAACTGTTCGACAACGACAGAAAGCCGGCGGGCGTCGTTGTGGGCTCGATCAGTGTGGACCTGATTGGCAGGTTCTACGACACCGCAAAGCTCGGTATCGGAGGAACCCTTGTTCTCAGAAATGCCGACTACATCGTGCTCGCCGCGCGGGGAATAGACCAAAGCACAGTGCTGGCACAGCGCAGTCCCGGCCACGTTGAAGGCGAGTTACGGGACAGCTCCCATAGCCAATATTGGAATTGGGGCCGGAGCGAAGGTCGCCCGAACCGGAGCAACAGATTGGTCACCGCGCGCAGATCGCACGCTTTTCCGCTGATCTTTACCGCCGGCATTTCGGAGCAGGAGATCTATTCGCGCGCTCAATCCAGGCAGAAAATCTATCTCGGCGGAGCGCTTCTGCTCACCTTCATCATCCTGGTGGCGACCGCGCTCCACTGGCGAAGACAGAAGGCTCTCTACGCCGCACAGCGCGAATTGCGCGACTCCGTGAGCAAGTTCGAGGATGCGCTGCGAAACCTGCCGCAAGGGCTGAGCATGTTCGATGGTCAGGATCGCCTGATCGCGTTCAACCGGCAATGGCTCGACGCCTATGGGCTTTCGCCGGACGACGTTCGGATCGGCATGAATTTCCGGGAGGTGTTTGCAAAGCAGGAAGCCGTGCGCGATCTCGATGCCTATCTGGCCGACCTGAACGACCGGCTCGCCAAATCGGAACAGACCTCGAATACGGTGCAGTTTCCGGACGGGCGCGTCATCTATATTTCCTATGGACGGCGCGAGAGCGGTGGCTGGGTTGCGACGCATGAAGACATCACCGAACGCAAGGCTTCCGAGGACCGTATCGAGAGGCTGGCTCACTATGACAGCCTGACCGGCCTTGCGAATCGTAACCTGTTCAAGGGGTCCCTTGACGAAGCGCTGGACAAGTATTTTCTGCACAATGCGCCGTTCGCCGTGCTCCTGCTGGATCTCGACAAGTTCAAGTCCGTCAACGACGCTCTCGGTCACCAGTGCGGCGATAAGCTTCTCAAGCACGTCGCTGCTCGAATCAGGGCGCAGGTCCGCGACGTCGATACGGCGGCCCGGATCGGCGGTGACGAGTTTGCGCTGATCGTGGTGCCGGGGCCGTCCGCGCTGCAGGACGGCGCCGCAACACTCGCCGCGCGGCTGGTACAGGCAATTGCCGAGCCCTATGAAATAGACGGCCACCCGGTCGCGATCGGATGCAGCATCGGTGTCGCCGTAGTGCCCGAGCATGGCACGCGCGTCGATGAAATTCTTCGCAATGCCGATCTTGCGCTCTACAAGTCGAAGAATGACGGTCGAAACTGTTTCAATTTCTACTCGCCGGAGCTCAAGGCCGAAGCCGACCAGCGCGACATCCTTGAAATCGAGCTTCGCGAGGCGATCTGGCGCGAAGAGATTGAGGTGTTCTATCAGCCCGTGTTCGAGCTCGGCACGGGCCGCGCGACGTCGGTCGAGGCCCTGGCGCGCTGGCGCCACAGGACCAGAGGCTTGATCCCGCCCGCTGAATTCATTCCGCTTGCGGAAGAGAGCGGGCTGATCGGCGAGCTCGGCAATCTGGTGCTCGCCAAGGCGTGTCGCCATGCCGTGATGCTGCCGGATGATATCAAGGTTGCGGTCAACCTGTCTGCCCTGCAATTTGCGAACGGCAATCTCGTCGATTCCGTGATGGACGCGTTGGCAGGCAGCGGACTTGCCGAGACACGGCTGGAGCTCGAGATCACCGAGAGCGTCTTTCTGGCTGACAGCCAGGAAAATCTCAGGACGCTCGAACGCCTGAAGAGGCTTGGCGTTTCCATTGCGCTGGACGATTTCGGCGTCGGCTATTCGTCACTGTCTTATCTGACCGCTTTTCCGTTCGACAAGGTCAAGATCGACAAGTCCTTCATCGACAGGATCGGTCGCTCCGAGACCGTTGCCGTCCTCGGATCGATCGTCCAGCTTGCGAAGACGTTGAACCTCTCGATCGTCGCTGAAGGCGTCGAGACATACGAACAGGTCGAAAAGATCCGCTCGCTCGGAATTGCCCTGGGCCAGGGTTATTTGTTCAGCAAGCCCGTGCCGTTCGGCGAATTGTTGCTGCAAGTCCATTCCGAGAGCGACCGCCAAGCCGTAGCCTAG
- a CDS encoding PaaI family thioesterase produces MTAKAADKRKSDGWKIVETSGFLHLIGPLWQRVVDGTHEYALATEDKHHNRRGLVQGGVIMTFADRTCGMTARFISGKPTLATVQLDTHFVEAGKIGEVLVSKPHVVRSTRSLIFITTEVTVDKRCIAMASGVFKILKNES; encoded by the coding sequence ATGACAGCCAAGGCCGCGGACAAACGCAAATCCGACGGCTGGAAGATCGTCGAAACGTCAGGTTTCCTGCACCTGATCGGCCCGCTATGGCAGCGCGTGGTCGACGGCACCCACGAATACGCGCTTGCTACCGAGGACAAGCATCACAACCGCCGCGGCCTGGTGCAGGGCGGCGTGATCATGACTTTTGCGGATCGGACCTGCGGCATGACCGCCCGCTTCATCTCGGGCAAGCCGACGCTGGCGACCGTGCAGCTCGATACGCACTTTGTGGAAGCCGGCAAGATCGGCGAGGTTTTGGTGTCGAAGCCGCACGTGGTGCGCTCCACCCGCAGCCTCATTTTCATCACCACCGAGGTCACCGTCGACAAACGCTGTATCGCGATGGCGAGCGGCGTGTTCAAGATACTGAAGAACGAGAGCTGA
- a CDS encoding CoA pyrophosphatase → MARSFDDTTRRNIAELCSAFTRTSSGEAVAGLKRAAVAIALTEAEAGGGTTFLLTLRAATLRSHAAQWALPGGRCDHGETQAQAALRELHEELGVSLGESDVLGLLDDYPTRSGYLITPVVVWVSTSADFVPNPAEVASVHRVALADIERNDAFSFTTIPESTRRVIRFRHAGQHIHAPTAALIYQFAEVLAGRNTRVAELEQPVFAWR, encoded by the coding sequence ATGGCCCGGTCATTTGACGATACCACAAGGCGGAATATCGCAGAGCTTTGCTCGGCATTCACGCGGACTTCATCCGGTGAGGCGGTGGCTGGGCTGAAACGCGCTGCCGTAGCCATCGCGCTGACGGAAGCGGAGGCCGGCGGTGGCACGACGTTTCTGCTGACCCTCCGCGCCGCGACCTTGCGTTCGCACGCCGCCCAATGGGCGCTGCCGGGCGGGCGCTGCGACCATGGCGAGACGCAGGCGCAGGCCGCGTTGCGCGAGCTTCACGAAGAACTCGGCGTTAGTCTCGGTGAGAGCGATGTGCTCGGCCTGCTCGACGATTACCCGACGCGATCAGGCTATCTCATTACGCCTGTGGTCGTCTGGGTGAGCACCAGCGCCGATTTCGTGCCCAACCCCGCGGAGGTCGCCTCGGTGCATCGCGTAGCCCTCGCCGATATCGAACGAAACGACGCCTTCAGCTTCACCACGATCCCCGAAAGCACGCGGCGCGTGATCCGCTTCCGCCATGCCGGTCAGCACATCCACGCGCCGACGGCGGCGCTGATCTATCAGTTTGCCGAAGTGCTGGCGGGAAGAAACACGCGCGTTGCGGAGCTGGAACAGCCGGTATTTGCGTGGAGGTAG
- a CDS encoding tripartite tricarboxylate transporter substrate binding protein translates to MSMWIKSFCVVAALLGVNAAIDSAQAQNYPARAITLVIPFAPGGSTSIVGRAIADKMSEVLGEKVVVDNRPGAGGTVGTKAVAKSDPDGYTLLLGYTGTLAIGPSLYRNPGYDPRKDFAPIGMIGNAPNSLVVHPSFPAKSVAELIAYAKANPGKVNFGSAGAGTASHITGEYFARAAGIKLVHIPYKGTGPALTDLLGGHIPMAFAPIPASHANVSAGKLRALAVTSLTRSGLLPDVPTMMEAGLSSFDASLYYGLVAPAGTPRPIIDKLNKALRDALASDEVKKQLGNDGTEITPGAPEDYADFIDKDEKKWSLLVKTSGVEQE, encoded by the coding sequence ATGTCCATGTGGATCAAGAGCTTTTGTGTCGTCGCCGCACTGCTTGGTGTGAACGCAGCGATCGATTCAGCGCAAGCGCAAAACTATCCGGCACGCGCGATCACGCTGGTCATTCCATTCGCACCCGGCGGCAGCACCTCGATCGTCGGCCGCGCCATTGCCGACAAGATGAGCGAAGTGCTCGGCGAGAAGGTCGTGGTCGACAATCGCCCCGGCGCGGGCGGCACGGTCGGCACCAAGGCCGTCGCCAAAAGCGATCCCGACGGTTACACGCTGCTGCTGGGCTACACCGGCACGCTCGCGATTGGTCCCTCGCTCTACAGGAATCCCGGCTACGATCCGCGCAAGGATTTTGCGCCGATCGGCATGATCGGCAACGCGCCGAATTCGCTGGTCGTGCATCCGTCATTCCCCGCGAAGAGCGTCGCCGAACTGATCGCCTATGCGAAGGCCAATCCCGGCAAGGTCAATTTCGGCTCGGCCGGCGCCGGTACCGCCAGCCACATCACCGGCGAATATTTCGCCCGCGCCGCTGGCATCAAGCTCGTGCACATCCCCTACAAGGGCACCGGCCCGGCGCTGACCGATCTGCTCGGCGGCCACATCCCGATGGCGTTCGCGCCGATTCCGGCCTCGCACGCCAATGTCTCCGCCGGCAAGCTGCGCGCGCTTGCGGTCACCAGCCTCACCCGTTCGGGCCTGTTGCCCGACGTGCCGACGATGATGGAAGCGGGTTTGTCCAGCTTCGACGCTTCGCTCTATTACGGCCTTGTCGCGCCCGCCGGCACGCCGCGGCCGATCATCGACAAGCTCAACAAGGCGCTGCGCGACGCGCTCGCTTCCGACGAGGTGAAGAAGCAGTTGGGCAATGACGGCACCGAGATCACGCCCGGCGCGCCGGAAGACTATGCCGACTTCATCGACAAGGATGAGAAGAAGTGGTCGCTTCTTGTGAAGACCAGCGGCGTCGAGCAGGAGTAG
- a CDS encoding aldo/keto reductase produces the protein MQYRQLGRSGLKISPICLGTMMFGGPTDEATSTRIVAKAREAGINFIDSADAYNGGQSEQVVGRAISNNRHNWILATKLANQIGDDPNRGGLSRRWVLQAADESLKRLGTDFIDIYYLHKEDHATPLEETVRAIGDLMRQGKIRYFGVSNYRAWRVAEICNICDSNGIDRPIVSQPYYNAMNRMPEVEHFPACGYYGLGIVPYSPLARGVLTGKYKPDAAPDKETRAGRADKRMMQTEWRPESLQLAQEIRRHAEARGITAGQFAVSWVLNSSFVSAVIAGPRTEEQWDDYLKALDYRFTAEDEALIDQLVVSGHPSTPGFNDPAYPIEGRRARTDDAAR, from the coding sequence ATGCAGTACCGCCAACTTGGCCGCAGCGGCCTGAAGATTTCGCCGATCTGTCTGGGCACCATGATGTTCGGCGGCCCGACCGACGAGGCGACGTCGACGCGGATCGTGGCGAAAGCACGCGAGGCCGGCATCAACTTCATCGACTCTGCGGATGCCTATAATGGCGGCCAGTCCGAGCAGGTGGTCGGCCGCGCCATCTCGAACAACAGGCACAACTGGATTCTGGCGACAAAGCTCGCCAACCAGATCGGCGACGACCCCAATCGCGGCGGGCTGTCGCGGCGCTGGGTGCTGCAGGCCGCGGACGAAAGCCTGAAGCGGCTCGGCACCGACTTCATCGACATCTATTACCTGCACAAGGAGGACCACGCGACGCCGCTGGAGGAGACGGTGCGCGCTATCGGCGACCTGATGCGGCAGGGCAAGATCCGGTATTTCGGCGTCTCGAACTACCGCGCCTGGCGCGTCGCCGAGATCTGCAACATCTGCGACAGCAACGGCATCGACCGCCCGATCGTCAGCCAGCCCTACTACAATGCCATGAACCGCATGCCCGAGGTCGAGCATTTCCCGGCCTGCGGCTATTACGGCCTCGGCATCGTGCCCTATAGCCCGTTGGCGCGCGGCGTGCTGACCGGCAAGTACAAGCCGGATGCGGCACCCGACAAGGAGACGCGCGCCGGCCGCGCCGACAAGCGCATGATGCAGACCGAATGGCGGCCGGAATCGCTGCAGCTCGCCCAGGAGATCAGGCGGCACGCCGAGGCCCGCGGCATCACCGCCGGGCAGTTCGCGGTGTCATGGGTGCTGAATTCGTCGTTCGTCTCGGCGGTGATCGCGGGCCCGCGCACCGAGGAGCAATGGGACGATTACCTGAAGGCGCTCGACTATCGCTTCACTGCCGAGGACGAGGCGCTGATCGATCAACTCGTGGTGAGCGGCCACCCCTCGACGCCGGGGTTCAATGACCCGGCCTATCCGATCGAGGGACGGCGGGCCCGGACGGATGACGCTGCCCGATGA
- a CDS encoding DUF892 family protein has protein sequence MYLAELQELVSVEEQLSEALLRMAAAASHPALKDALVDHHAETMRQKERLISILRNHGADPAAHVDQAMQALIRETRKMLAILEGDDLRDAGLIASAQKLEHYEIAAYGSAAALAGQLDLRDDQMLLHDSLLEEKEADAILTDIAKGEVNPDALAA, from the coding sequence ATGTACCTCGCCGAGCTTCAGGAACTGGTGAGTGTCGAGGAGCAGCTTTCGGAAGCGCTGTTGCGCATGGCGGCAGCCGCGTCCCACCCGGCGTTGAAGGATGCCCTGGTGGACCATCATGCGGAGACAATGCGGCAGAAGGAACGCCTTATCAGCATCCTTCGCAACCACGGCGCCGACCCGGCGGCGCATGTCGATCAGGCCATGCAGGCGCTCATCCGCGAAACCCGCAAGATGCTCGCCATCCTGGAGGGAGATGATCTTCGCGATGCGGGCCTGATCGCATCCGCCCAGAAACTCGAGCACTACGAGATCGCCGCCTACGGCTCGGCCGCCGCACTTGCCGGCCAGCTCGACCTGCGTGATGACCAGATGCTGTTGCACGACAGCCTTTTGGAAGAGAAAGAGGCCGACGCCATTCTCACCGACATCGCCAAGGGCGAAGTCAATCCGGACGCGCTGGCGGCGTAA
- a CDS encoding PilZ domain-containing protein produces MDEHREAPRRRLLKAGRISFGGGAAFDCTIRNLSETGAALEVISPVGIPERFTLVIESDHLHLPCRVVWRKEKRIGVHFET; encoded by the coding sequence GTGGACGAGCACAGAGAAGCACCACGGCGGCGGTTGTTGAAGGCGGGCAGGATTTCGTTTGGCGGCGGCGCTGCCTTCGATTGCACAATCCGCAATCTTTCCGAAACCGGCGCCGCACTCGAGGTGATTTCCCCCGTCGGCATTCCCGAACGCTTCACACTGGTGATCGAATCCGACCACCTCCATCTGCCGTGTCGCGTCGTCTGGCGAAAAGAGAAGCGGATCGGGGTTCATTTCGAAACCTGA